From Novosphingobium resinovorum, the proteins below share one genomic window:
- a CDS encoding efflux RND transporter permease subunit, with protein MRNISAWSIRNPIIPIVFFIGLMIAGIVSFNRMDVNNMPDVEFPGVHIGVSQPGAAPTEIETQITQIVEGSVRSIPGVEEIQSTASEGRSTTLVFFSVGTNVDVATQQVKNAVDQVRGQLPDGILEPQVQKIEAGGGGSLAYFAVRADDMTIEQLSWFVDDTIAKTLLGVEGMATVSRDGGVNREIRVVVDPQRMQALGVSAEALNNVLRQVNVDAAGGQAEIAGSRQSVRVLGNAQTAYDLSQKRINLGNGRSVKLTDVASVHDGFSEQTDIARVNGREVVTFGFERARGASDVAVYDAAMEKLKEIQKSHPDIHLTRLFSQVDYTRGQYTSSMEALVEGAVLAIVIVFLFLRDWRATMISALAIPLSAIPTFWFMDLLGFTLNFLSLLALSLVAGVLVDDAIVEIENIVRHMRMGKSAYQASIDAADEIGLAVVATTFSIVAVFLPVGLMPGIPGQFFKAFGLTVVVAVLMSLAVARVITPMVAAYFLKAHGHAEHGGGKAMDVYMKILAWTLDSTEAHRRKAALVRQPFHPAYAVVATIAFILLIAAGLAASGLLFTTLQTGITKIGLKGAAFVIAAILSPLAIPVAIWLLGKLFRLLAGAMGALGRWYRYYTDRVIARMHDHRFYAFCASVYALVVTFALLAGLPQQFQPSTNNDTSEVKIELVPGTTLEQSELIGGRVSRLLEKQPEVERVLQFAGEGSGTLYIALKPAKEREATSIEFERRMAPQLQDVADARVSFASQSGGFGSGRDLSIMLSGSDSELLNKTAQTLVEQMRAIPGVVAPRIAADLQRPELLIVPRPDLAAQLGVTTSALSQTIRIATLGEIDQNAAKFSLSDRQVPIRVILDRTSRRDFSTIENLPVSTVSGGTVPLKRVAEIRFGAGPTQIQRYNQSRRIFVGADLGEGQVKGPIMTQIQNLPIMKNLPMGVSNAPVGEDKWQAEMITNFVTAVISGIFLVFAVLVLLYKRFVSPLVNMASLLLAPLGGMLALTVAGQPISMPVYIGILMLLGIVAKNSILLIDFAIEEMSKGVDKLTAIMDAGHKRAQPIVMTTVAMTAGMVPTALSISGDGAFRAPMGVTVIGGLLLSTLLTLVIVPAAFSLADGFEKRVGPKLRKSLLTYDPDQHHAGTPTHAHPAE; from the coding sequence ATGCGCAACATCTCGGCCTGGTCGATCCGCAACCCGATCATCCCGATCGTCTTCTTCATCGGCCTGATGATCGCCGGCATCGTCTCGTTCAACCGAATGGACGTGAACAACATGCCGGACGTCGAGTTTCCGGGAGTCCACATCGGCGTCTCGCAGCCCGGCGCCGCCCCGACCGAGATCGAGACACAGATCACCCAGATCGTCGAAGGCTCGGTCCGCTCGATCCCCGGCGTCGAGGAAATCCAGTCGACCGCCTCGGAAGGCCGCTCGACCACGCTGGTGTTCTTCTCCGTCGGCACCAACGTCGACGTCGCGACCCAGCAGGTGAAGAACGCGGTCGACCAGGTGCGCGGCCAGTTGCCCGACGGCATCCTCGAACCGCAGGTCCAGAAGATCGAAGCGGGCGGTGGCGGCTCGCTCGCCTACTTCGCTGTGCGCGCCGACGACATGACGATCGAGCAGCTCAGCTGGTTCGTCGACGACACCATCGCCAAGACCCTGCTCGGGGTCGAGGGGATGGCGACCGTCAGCCGCGACGGCGGCGTCAACCGCGAGATCCGCGTCGTCGTCGATCCCCAGCGCATGCAGGCGCTGGGCGTCAGCGCCGAGGCGCTCAACAACGTGCTGCGCCAGGTCAACGTCGATGCCGCGGGCGGTCAGGCGGAGATCGCCGGATCGCGCCAGTCCGTGCGCGTGCTGGGCAATGCCCAGACCGCCTACGACCTCTCGCAGAAGCGCATCAACCTCGGCAACGGTCGTTCGGTGAAGCTCACCGACGTCGCCAGCGTCCATGACGGCTTCTCCGAGCAGACCGACATCGCCCGCGTCAACGGCCGCGAGGTCGTCACTTTCGGGTTCGAGCGCGCGCGCGGCGCCTCCGACGTCGCCGTCTACGACGCGGCGATGGAGAAGCTGAAGGAAATCCAGAAGTCCCACCCCGACATCCACCTGACCCGCCTGTTCTCGCAGGTGGACTACACGCGCGGCCAGTACACCTCCTCGATGGAGGCGCTGGTCGAAGGCGCGGTGCTGGCCATCGTCATCGTCTTCCTGTTCCTCCGCGACTGGCGCGCGACGATGATCTCGGCGCTGGCGATCCCGCTTTCGGCGATCCCGACCTTCTGGTTCATGGACCTGCTGGGCTTCACGCTGAACTTCCTCTCGCTCCTCGCGCTCAGCCTTGTCGCGGGTGTGCTGGTCGACGACGCCATCGTCGAGATCGAGAACATCGTGCGCCACATGCGCATGGGCAAGAGCGCCTACCAGGCCTCGATCGACGCCGCCGACGAGATCGGCCTCGCGGTCGTCGCGACCACCTTCTCGATCGTCGCGGTGTTCCTGCCGGTAGGCCTGATGCCGGGCATTCCGGGGCAGTTCTTCAAGGCGTTCGGCCTGACCGTCGTGGTCGCGGTGCTGATGAGCCTTGCGGTTGCGCGCGTGATCACGCCGATGGTCGCGGCCTACTTCCTCAAGGCGCACGGCCATGCCGAGCACGGCGGCGGCAAGGCGATGGACGTCTACATGAAGATCCTCGCGTGGACGCTCGACAGCACCGAGGCGCATCGCCGCAAGGCCGCGCTGGTGCGCCAGCCCTTCCACCCCGCCTACGCCGTAGTTGCCACGATCGCGTTCATCCTGCTGATCGCCGCCGGGCTCGCCGCATCCGGACTGCTGTTCACGACCCTGCAGACCGGCATCACCAAGATCGGCCTCAAGGGCGCCGCCTTCGTGATCGCCGCAATCCTCTCCCCGCTCGCCATTCCCGTGGCGATCTGGCTGCTCGGCAAGCTATTCCGCTTGCTCGCCGGCGCGATGGGCGCACTCGGCCGCTGGTATCGCTATTACACCGACCGTGTGATCGCGCGGATGCACGACCACCGCTTCTACGCCTTCTGCGCCTCGGTCTACGCGCTCGTCGTCACGTTCGCGCTGCTCGCCGGCCTGCCGCAGCAGTTCCAGCCCAGCACCAACAATGACACCAGCGAGGTCAAGATCGAACTGGTGCCCGGCACTACGCTCGAACAGTCCGAGTTAATCGGCGGCCGCGTCTCGCGCCTGCTTGAAAAGCAGCCCGAGGTCGAGCGCGTGCTGCAGTTCGCGGGCGAAGGTTCCGGCACGCTCTACATCGCCCTCAAGCCCGCCAAGGAGCGCGAGGCGACCAGCATCGAATTCGAGCGCCGCATGGCCCCGCAACTGCAGGACGTCGCCGATGCGCGCGTCAGCTTCGCCTCGCAGTCGGGCGGGTTCGGTTCGGGCCGCGACTTGTCGATCATGCTGTCGGGCAGCGATTCCGAACTGCTCAACAAGACCGCGCAGACCCTCGTGGAGCAGATGCGCGCGATCCCCGGCGTCGTTGCCCCGCGCATCGCCGCCGACCTGCAGCGCCCCGAACTGCTGATCGTGCCGCGCCCCGACCTTGCCGCGCAGCTTGGCGTTACGACGTCCGCTCTCAGCCAGACGATCCGCATCGCAACGCTGGGCGAGATCGACCAGAATGCCGCCAAGTTCTCGCTGAGCGACCGCCAGGTGCCGATCCGCGTGATCCTCGACCGCACCTCGCGCCGCGATTTCTCGACGATCGAGAACCTGCCGGTCTCCACCGTCAGCGGCGGCACCGTGCCCCTGAAGCGCGTCGCGGAAATCCGCTTCGGCGCCGGCCCCACGCAGATCCAGCGCTACAACCAGTCGCGCCGTATCTTCGTCGGCGCCGACCTCGGCGAAGGGCAGGTCAAGGGGCCGATCATGACGCAGATCCAGAACCTGCCGATCATGAAGAACCTGCCGATGGGCGTCTCCAACGCCCCCGTCGGCGAGGACAAGTGGCAGGCGGAGATGATCACCAACTTCGTCACCGCCGTCATCTCGGGCATCTTCCTGGTCTTCGCGGTGCTGGTGCTGCTCTACAAGCGCTTCGTCTCGCCGCTGGTGAACATGGCCTCGCTACTGCTGGCGCCGCTGGGCGGCATGCTGGCGCTGACCGTCGCCGGGCAGCCGATCTCGATGCCGGTCTACATCGGCATCCTGATGCTGCTGGGCATCGTCGCCAAGAACTCCATCCTGCTGATCGACTTCGCGATCGAGGAGATGAGCAAGGGCGTCGACAAGCTCACCGCCATCATGGACGCCGGGCACAAGCGCGCCCAGCCGATCGTCATGACCACCGTGGCGATGACCGCGGGCATGGTGCCGACCGCGCTGTCGATCTCGGGCGACGGCGCGTTCCGTGCGCCGATGGGCGTGACGGTGATCGGCGGACTTCTGCTCTCCACCCTGCTCACGCTGGTGATCGTGCCTGCAGCCTTCAGCCTCGCCGATGGTTTCGAGAAGCGGGTCGGGCCGAAGCTGCGCAAGTCGCTGCTGACCTATGACCCCGATCAGCACCACGCCGGGACGCCCACTCACGCGCACCCGGCCGAGTAA
- a CDS encoding efflux RND transporter periplasmic adaptor subunit gives MNYDGKIEAGPSQVGGQADEPHVFDATGTSLDRDDALDRRSRRVIVLVIVTVVLLAAALWFVLHKGDAADAAGADTTQVPVVSVVVPGRSSVAGEITGTGSLAARRAMPVGSVGEGGEVREVRVDAGDWVEKGQVLAVIDRSVQVQSAASQSAQIRVADADARLAQANLDRGLKLVDRGFISKADIDQLTATRDAAVARVGVARATLGQLQAQNARLNIVAPASGLVLARNVEVGQVVSGGSGVLFNLARDGEMELLALLSEDDLAKLHVGVAANVTPVGSGRSFAGQVWQLAPTIDNTTRQGTARIALKYDPALRPGGFATAVIESGTVVAPMLPESAIQNDAKGAFVYVVGKDDRVHRQAVKTGLVTATGITVTSGLNGNEKIVMRAGGFLNDGDKVKPRPSTAAK, from the coding sequence ATGAACTACGATGGCAAGATTGAAGCCGGCCCCTCTCAGGTCGGCGGGCAGGCAGACGAACCTCACGTCTTCGACGCGACGGGAACGTCGCTCGACAGGGACGATGCCCTGGACCGTCGCTCGCGCCGGGTGATCGTACTCGTCATCGTCACCGTCGTGCTGCTGGCGGCCGCGCTGTGGTTCGTGCTCCACAAGGGCGACGCGGCCGATGCCGCCGGAGCCGATACCACCCAGGTTCCCGTCGTCTCGGTCGTCGTGCCGGGCCGCTCCAGCGTTGCCGGCGAAATCACCGGCACCGGATCGCTCGCTGCACGCCGCGCGATGCCGGTGGGCTCGGTCGGCGAAGGCGGCGAAGTGCGCGAAGTTCGCGTGGACGCGGGCGACTGGGTCGAAAAGGGCCAGGTCCTCGCTGTGATCGACCGTTCGGTGCAGGTCCAGTCCGCGGCCAGCCAGTCCGCGCAAATCCGCGTGGCAGATGCCGATGCCCGGCTCGCACAAGCCAACCTCGATCGCGGCCTCAAGCTCGTCGATCGCGGCTTCATCTCCAAGGCGGACATCGACCAGCTGACCGCGACCCGCGATGCCGCAGTCGCCCGCGTCGGCGTGGCGCGCGCCACGCTCGGCCAGTTGCAGGCGCAGAATGCGCGGCTCAACATCGTCGCCCCCGCATCCGGCCTCGTGCTCGCACGCAACGTCGAGGTCGGCCAGGTGGTGAGCGGCGGCAGCGGCGTGCTGTTCAACCTTGCCCGCGACGGCGAGATGGAACTGCTGGCGCTTCTTTCGGAGGACGACCTTGCCAAGCTGCACGTCGGCGTCGCCGCCAACGTCACGCCGGTCGGCTCGGGCAGGAGCTTTGCCGGGCAGGTCTGGCAGCTCGCGCCCACCATCGACAACACCACCCGCCAGGGCACCGCGCGCATCGCGCTCAAGTACGACCCGGCGCTGCGTCCAGGCGGCTTCGCCACCGCCGTGATCGAAAGCGGCACGGTCGTCGCTCCGATGCTGCCCGAATCCGCGATCCAGAACGATGCCAAGGGCGCGTTCGTCTACGTCGTCGGCAAGGACGACCGCGTCCACCGGCAGGCGGTGAAGACCGGCCTCGTCACCGCGACGGGCATCACCGTCACCTCGGGTCTCAATGGCAACGAGAAGATCGTGATGCGCGCGGGCGGCTTCCTCAACGACGGGGACAAGGTCAAGCCGCGCCCCTCGACTGCAGCCAAGTAA